In the Candidatus Moraniibacteriota bacterium genome, one interval contains:
- a CDS encoding ribonuclease J gives MIRKRQRQKIRLIRASEIAAQGFGKQRLRVIPLGGLEEIGRNMTIFEYNQDIIIVDMGLQFPDQDMPGVDYIIPDISYLQGKEKNIRGVVITHGHYDHIGAIPHLIPRLGNPPLYATELTRGIVMKRQEDFKDSAPLNIHVVKKSDKIRLGIFEVEFFHVNHTIPGSVGLAIKTPVGTLVHTGDFKFDHSPVIDEPADIAKIARIGSEGVLALLSDSTDSQTEGYSISEGSIGKTIGEIIEHAPGRVIVATFAALISRIQIVIEVAEKYGRRVAVDGYSMRTNVEIAKTLGYLKMKKGTLIPINRISDYPDNKVVILCTGAQGEANAVLMRIVNNEHRFVKIHEGDIVIFSSSVIPGNERTVQGVKDTLYRRGAKIIHYQMMDVHAGGHARQEDLKMMINLIRPRYLIPVHGTYYMLKLHGELGMTVGMKPEQILIGENGKVIELDREKRGRITGEKVPTNNIMVDGLGVGDVGEVVLRDRQVLARDGMFTIVVIIDSKTKKIIGVPQVTSRGFIYVKENFDLVNATKRVVEKIIREKTSPESNINWDYIKNNIRESVGSFLYQKTQRRPMILPVVIEV, from the coding sequence ATGATACGAAAAAGACAACGGCAAAAAATTCGCCTTATCCGCGCGTCGGAAATTGCCGCGCAGGGCTTTGGCAAACAACGGTTGCGTGTTATTCCACTCGGAGGCCTTGAGGAAATCGGCCGCAATATGACTATCTTTGAATATAACCAGGACATTATAATTGTTGATATGGGCCTTCAGTTTCCAGACCAGGATATGCCGGGAGTGGACTACATTATTCCCGACATTTCTTATCTTCAAGGAAAGGAGAAAAATATCCGGGGCGTGGTTATTACTCACGGCCATTACGATCACATTGGAGCCATTCCGCATCTTATCCCGCGGCTGGGAAATCCGCCGCTTTACGCGACGGAACTGACCCGAGGAATTGTAATGAAACGCCAGGAGGATTTCAAGGATTCTGCTCCGCTTAACATTCATGTGGTCAAGAAATCAGACAAAATCCGGCTCGGCATTTTTGAAGTGGAATTTTTCCATGTTAATCACACTATTCCCGGATCAGTAGGGCTGGCGATCAAAACCCCGGTGGGAACACTGGTGCATACCGGGGACTTTAAATTTGATCACTCTCCAGTGATTGACGAACCGGCCGATATCGCTAAAATCGCCCGCATCGGCTCCGAAGGGGTGTTGGCGCTTTTATCCGACAGCACCGACAGCCAAACCGAAGGCTATTCAATTTCCGAAGGAAGTATTGGGAAAACCATCGGAGAAATTATTGAGCATGCTCCCGGCCGGGTGATTGTGGCGACTTTTGCCGCCCTCATCAGCCGGATCCAGATAGTCATTGAAGTTGCAGAAAAGTATGGAAGGCGGGTAGCGGTTGACGGATATTCAATGCGGACTAACGTGGAAATTGCCAAGACCTTAGGGTATCTCAAAATGAAAAAAGGCACGCTCATTCCGATTAACAGGATAAGCGATTATCCGGACAATAAAGTTGTTATTCTTTGCACCGGAGCGCAGGGAGAAGCCAACGCGGTGCTGATGCGCATCGTCAACAACGAACACCGGTTTGTGAAAATTCACGAAGGGGATATTGTCATTTTCTCTTCCTCGGTAATTCCGGGAAATGAGCGGACAGTTCAAGGTGTGAAAGATACTTTGTACCGGCGGGGAGCTAAAATCATTCATTATCAGATGATGGACGTTCATGCCGGGGGACACGCCCGCCAGGAAGATCTCAAAATGATGATTAATCTTATTCGCCCGCGCTATTTGATACCTGTTCACGGCACTTACTATATGCTCAAACTTCACGGGGAACTGGGAATGACAGTGGGAATGAAACCGGAACAGATTCTCATCGGAGAGAATGGCAAGGTAATTGAGCTTGACCGGGAAAAACGGGGAAGGATTACCGGCGAAAAAGTCCCAACCAACAATATTATGGTTGACGGACTGGGAGTGGGAGACGTCGGAGAAGTGGTTCTTCGCGACCGCCAGGTGCTGGCTCGCGACGGAATGTTTACCATTGTCGTAATCATTGACAGTAAAACCAAGAAAATCATCGGTGTTCCCCAGGTGACTTCGCGCGGGTTTATTTATGTCAAAGAAAATTTTGATCTGGTGAACGCCACCAAGCGCGTGGTTGAAAAAATCATCCGCGAAAAAACTTCGCCGGAATCAAACATCAACTGGGATTACATCAAAAACAATATCCGCGAATCAGTGGGATCGTTTCTCTATCAGAAGACGCAACGAAGGCCAATGATACTTCCCGTGGTAATTGAAGTATAG
- the trpS gene encoding tryptophan--tRNA ligase: MKRIFSGVQPSGNLHIGNYLGAIKSWVKLQDEYDSIFCVVDLHAITVPQDPEELRKKTIEVAKIYLAAGIDPKKSTIFVQSHIPEHVELTWILNTITKISELERMTQFKDKAGKNKESVAMGLFDYPVLMASDILLYDANLVPVGEDQLQHIEITRTLAHRFNQKFGETFIIPEPYITKEGMRIMGLDDPAKKMSKSAASIYNYVGLLDGPEAVKNKIKKAVTDSGKEIVYRDDKPALKNLINIYSVLSGKSVKEIEKKYVGKGYAEFKQNLADEIIDFLEPFQKNFYDISDEKVLAILQQGAEKVRPMASAKLAEVKKKIGLL, from the coding sequence ATGAAACGTATCTTTTCCGGCGTACAGCCGAGCGGAAATCTGCATATTGGAAATTATCTGGGCGCCATTAAAAGTTGGGTTAAACTTCAAGATGAGTATGACTCGATTTTTTGCGTGGTGGACCTTCACGCTATCACTGTTCCCCAAGATCCGGAAGAATTACGAAAAAAAACAATTGAAGTCGCTAAAATATATCTAGCCGCCGGAATTGATCCGAAAAAATCAACGATCTTTGTACAATCGCATATTCCGGAGCACGTGGAACTGACTTGGATTTTGAATACGATTACGAAAATTTCTGAATTGGAACGGATGACGCAATTTAAAGACAAAGCCGGAAAAAATAAAGAAAGTGTCGCTATGGGACTTTTTGATTATCCGGTTTTGATGGCGTCGGACATATTGTTATACGACGCAAATTTAGTTCCAGTTGGCGAAGACCAATTGCAGCATATTGAAATTACCAGGACTTTAGCTCACAGGTTTAATCAAAAATTCGGAGAAACCTTTATTATTCCTGAACCTTATATTACTAAAGAAGGAATGCGGATTATGGGACTGGATGATCCGGCCAAAAAGATGAGTAAATCGGCAGCTAGTATTTATAATTATGTTGGCCTTTTGGATGGTCCGGAGGCAGTAAAGAATAAAATTAAAAAGGCAGTTACAGACTCCGGAAAAGAAATTGTCTATCGCGATGACAAGCCGGCGCTGAAAAACTTAATCAATATTTACTCTGTGCTTTCCGGAAAATCGGTCAAGGAGATTGAGAAGAAATATGTTGGGAAGGGGTATGCCGAATTTAAGCAAAATCTAGCTGATGAGATAATTGACTTTCTTGAGCCCTTTCAGAAGAATTTTTATGATATTTCTGATGAAAAAGTTTTAGCAATTTTGCAACAAGGTGCGGAAAAAGTACGCCCGATGGCTTCAGCAAAACTGGCTGAAGTGAAAAAGAAAATCGGTCTTTTGTAA